In the Bifidobacterium catenulatum PV20-2 genome, one interval contains:
- a CDS encoding GNAT family N-acetyltransferase yields the protein MLETERLTLRAWAETDAESLYAYAKDPDIGPIAGWPAHRSKEESLNTIRHVLNGKECYAICERGSNSPIGSIELKLNGHTDMTDRDDECELGYWLGKPFWGRGYMPEAAKEVIRHGFVDLGMSAIWCGYYDGNLKSKRVQEKVGFVYHHTCDEVPVPLMHEVRVGHVNILTKSRWQNLDAR from the coding sequence ATGTTGGAAACGGAACGGCTGACATTGAGGGCTTGGGCGGAAACAGATGCGGAAAGCTTGTACGCCTATGCGAAAGATCCGGATATCGGGCCTATCGCAGGCTGGCCCGCACACCGGTCGAAAGAAGAAAGTCTCAATACGATTCGTCATGTGCTCAATGGCAAGGAATGCTACGCGATTTGCGAGCGCGGCAGCAATAGCCCCATTGGTTCGATTGAGTTAAAGCTTAATGGTCATACGGATATGACGGATCGTGATGATGAGTGTGAGTTGGGTTACTGGCTGGGCAAGCCTTTCTGGGGGAGGGGTTATATGCCGGAGGCAGCCAAGGAGGTTATCCGTCATGGTTTTGTTGATCTTGGTATGAGTGCGATTTGGTGCGGCTATTATGACGGCAATCTGAAGTCGAAGCGGGTGCAGGAGAAGGTTGGTTTTGTCTATCATCACACGTGTGATGAGGTGCCGGTGCCTCTTATGCACGAGGTGCGTGTCGGGCACGTGAATATTCTTACCAAATCACGCTGGCAAAATTTGGATGCCCGCTGA
- a CDS encoding low molecular weight phosphatase family protein, which yields MRKVAFICVHNSCRSQIAEALGKHLRGTDFDFYSAGVETKPQINQDAVRLMKELYGIDMKKTQYSKLISDIPKPDTAISMGCDVGCPYIGRAFDDNWNLPDPTGKNDEAFIDVIRRIEENIMKL from the coding sequence ATGAGAAAAGTGGCTTTTATTTGCGTGCATAATTCATGCCGCAGCCAGATTGCCGAAGCGTTGGGAAAGCATTTACGCGGAACCGATTTTGACTTTTATTCCGCAGGCGTGGAAACCAAGCCGCAGATCAATCAGGATGCCGTACGACTCATGAAAGAGCTTTACGGCATCGACATGAAGAAAACGCAATACTCCAAACTGATTTCGGATATTCCAAAACCTGACACTGCGATCTCCATGGGCTGCGACGTGGGCTGCCCCTATATCGGCAGAGCTTTCGACGATAATTGGAATCTGCCAGATCCAACCGGGAAAAACGATGAAGCTTTCATTGACGTCATCCGTCGCATCGAGGAAAACATCATGAAGCTCTAA
- a CDS encoding 5-methyltetrahydropteroyltriglutamate--homocysteine S-methyltransferase, with product MAYSENAPFRADVVGSYLRPDELKQARADYAAGIIDAAGLKAVEDRLITDLAAKQKDAGLHVITDGEFRRGWWHFDFMWGFNGVDHVAAAHRVAFHDEVTPADTATVTGKLDGHDHPFVEHFKFVKQFEDDNTVARQTMPSPAQTRFVLTGNKNAYPYDEFYKDDDELTADIVAAYRQVIADLYAAGCRNVQFDDCTWTRLCDKSVRERLGWSDEDAARLQQENLDVINAVIADQPDDLVINTHICRGNFHSTWLSSGGYAPVAAKLFGEENVNAYYLEFDDDRSGDFAPLAKVSGDKQVVLGLVTSKRPELEDPEVIKARISEAAQYVPLDRLCLSTQCGFASTEEGNKLTEEQQWAKIALVRSIAEEVWGK from the coding sequence ATGGCATATTCCGAGAATGCGCCGTTCCGCGCCGATGTGGTCGGTTCTTATCTACGTCCGGACGAACTCAAGCAGGCTCGTGCAGATTATGCTGCAGGTATTATTGATGCCGCTGGGTTGAAGGCTGTCGAAGACAGGCTGATCACTGATTTGGCTGCCAAGCAGAAGGACGCCGGCCTGCATGTCATCACCGATGGTGAATTCCGTCGCGGCTGGTGGCATTTCGATTTCATGTGGGGCTTCAACGGCGTGGACCATGTCGCAGCCGCCCATCGCGTTGCCTTCCATGACGAGGTCACTCCCGCCGACACTGCCACGGTGACCGGCAAGCTCGACGGACACGATCATCCGTTTGTGGAGCATTTCAAGTTCGTCAAGCAGTTTGAAGATGACAATACCGTAGCTCGCCAGACCATGCCTTCCCCAGCGCAGACCCGTTTCGTGCTTACCGGCAACAAGAACGCCTACCCGTACGACGAGTTCTACAAGGATGACGACGAGCTGACCGCGGATATTGTGGCCGCATACCGTCAGGTCATCGCCGACTTGTATGCCGCCGGCTGCCGTAACGTGCAGTTCGATGACTGCACTTGGACTCGCCTGTGCGACAAGAGCGTGCGTGAGCGTCTCGGCTGGAGCGATGAGGATGCGGCCCGTCTGCAGCAGGAGAATCTCGACGTAATTAACGCAGTGATCGCGGATCAGCCTGACGACCTGGTGATCAACACCCATATCTGCCGCGGCAATTTCCATTCCACGTGGCTGTCGTCCGGCGGTTATGCTCCGGTCGCAGCCAAGCTGTTCGGCGAAGAGAACGTGAACGCCTACTATCTGGAGTTCGACGACGACCGTTCCGGTGACTTCGCGCCACTGGCTAAGGTTTCCGGCGATAAGCAGGTTGTGCTTGGCCTCGTCACCTCCAAGAGACCGGAACTTGAAGATCCGGAAGTGATTAAGGCTCGCATCTCCGAGGCGGCCCAGTATGTGCCACTCGACCGCTTGTGTCTGTCCACCCAGTGCGGTTTTGCCTCCACTGAGGAAGGCAACAAACTCACTGAGGAGCAGCAGTGGGCTAAGATTGCACTCGTAAGATCCATCGCCGAAGAAGTCTGGGGCAAATAA
- a CDS encoding sugar O-acetyltransferase, protein MNDCKEAAMTVPQRVLDTMNSGLIYTCDDEEMIKAQKEQMELLYDFNATRPSQMTQRNEIARQLLGEFGEDAYIEPPLHANWGCNTYFSAHAYANFNLTLVDDGEVHIGEHTMIGPNCTIITTGHPIRPDLREKVTQYSLPVTIGRNVWLGANVTVLPGVTIGDNSVIGACSLVTKDIPANVVAFGQPCKVYREIGEHDDVYYWRDRMINPPYDQKQ, encoded by the coding sequence ATGAACGACTGCAAGGAGGCTGCCATGACTGTGCCGCAACGAGTGCTTGACACTATGAATTCCGGACTGATCTACACCTGCGATGACGAAGAGATGATCAAAGCACAGAAGGAACAGATGGAACTGCTATACGACTTCAACGCAACCCGCCCCAGTCAAATGACGCAACGCAACGAAATCGCACGCCAACTGCTTGGTGAATTCGGCGAGGACGCTTATATCGAACCGCCGTTGCATGCCAATTGGGGATGCAACACGTATTTCAGTGCGCACGCTTACGCCAATTTCAACCTCACGTTGGTTGATGATGGTGAAGTGCATATCGGCGAACATACCATGATCGGCCCGAACTGCACTATCATTACCACCGGCCATCCGATTCGTCCTGACCTGCGCGAGAAGGTCACACAGTATTCTCTGCCGGTCACCATCGGCCGTAATGTGTGGTTGGGCGCCAACGTTACCGTGCTGCCCGGCGTCACCATTGGCGACAATTCGGTGATTGGCGCATGCTCGCTGGTTACCAAAGACATTCCCGCCAATGTGGTCGCATTCGGACAGCCATGCAAGGTGTATCGCGAAATCGGCGAACATGATGACGTCTACTATTGGCGTGACCGCATGATCAACCCACCCTACGATCAGAAGCAGTAA
- a CDS encoding autorepressor SdpR family transcription factor — protein MAGEGFKALSDPTRRRILELLRERDMTAGELAEQFNISKPSISHHLTTLKTAGLVTDERHGQNIIYSLNTTVMQDLIGWFMGFMDSDGNVNQANDQTDSK, from the coding sequence ATGGCAGGGGAGGGATTCAAAGCGCTCTCCGATCCCACGCGACGGCGCATTTTGGAATTACTGCGCGAACGTGACATGACGGCTGGTGAACTCGCAGAACAATTCAACATAAGCAAACCGTCGATCAGCCACCATCTGACCACGTTGAAAACCGCGGGACTGGTAACCGACGAACGGCATGGGCAGAACATCATCTACAGTCTCAACACCACGGTGATGCAGGATCTGATCGGATGGTTCATGGGATTCATGGACAGCGATGGAAACGTCAATCAAGCGAATGATCAAACAGACAGTAAATAA
- a CDS encoding SdpI family protein, whose amino-acid sequence MRGNNLNDFKKAFDNNINNAEDKNKTDSGEKIAPIGRNLCIALVALCVVNIIAHLACYSRLPENVPIHWGADGSVNGYGPRAVTLILDVLPLLCLGLFLVIPKMDPKGENYMKASGLYRGFVIAFTLIMCGVTWFTEATAFGVIPATGGPVGLIISVVLGALFVGLGNYLPRMRQNYTFGIRTPWALADENNWKRTQRVGGISFMVLGVLLVVAGVVSSVVPVDDMLMAAIIVTIAVGAALVPYVYSYLLFRRNRGSRQN is encoded by the coding sequence ATGCGCGGGAACAACTTGAACGATTTCAAAAAAGCCTTCGATAACAACATCAACAATGCCGAAGACAAGAACAAGACTGATTCGGGGGAGAAGATCGCTCCGATCGGACGTAATCTGTGCATTGCGCTTGTTGCACTGTGTGTAGTCAACATCATCGCACATCTTGCTTGCTACAGTCGGCTTCCCGAAAACGTGCCGATTCATTGGGGTGCCGATGGTTCGGTCAATGGTTATGGCCCGCGTGCCGTAACGTTGATTCTTGATGTATTGCCGTTGCTGTGCTTGGGACTTTTCCTCGTCATCCCGAAGATGGACCCCAAGGGAGAAAACTACATGAAGGCCAGCGGACTGTATCGTGGATTCGTCATCGCGTTCACACTCATCATGTGCGGTGTCACATGGTTCACTGAAGCCACCGCATTCGGTGTAATCCCAGCTACCGGCGGTCCCGTTGGGCTTATTATCAGCGTGGTATTGGGCGCGTTGTTCGTCGGCTTAGGAAATTACCTTCCGCGCATGCGCCAGAATTACACTTTCGGCATCAGAACGCCTTGGGCTCTGGCCGACGAGAACAATTGGAAGCGTACGCAGCGTGTAGGTGGCATCTCTTTCATGGTGTTGGGAGTGTTATTGGTCGTAGCGGGCGTTGTCAGCTCTGTCGTGCCTGTGGACGACATGCTCATGGCTGCAATTATTGTGACGATAGCGGTTGGCGCAGCGCTCGTTCCTTATGTGTACAGCTACCTGTTGTTCCGCCGCAATCGCGGTTCGCGGCAAAACTGA
- a CDS encoding HAD family phosphatase produces MTSPSANVTDVVFDFCGVLIDWQTRACLEGRYPRVVVDRICADDDPCGFYDYEDRMDHGEDFEDIYPDVVREQGEEIAEIFRDYIERYGDALPRMIPDMEQLLRDLKAAGYGVWGLTNWSHETFHFAFERFPQLEELLQGTVVSGVEKMHKPNADIYELALSRFNLRPESSVFFDDTAKNVTGAQAVGMHAFRFTNADQARRDLKSLGMDF; encoded by the coding sequence ATGACCTCCCCCAGTGCCAACGTCACCGATGTGGTCTTTGATTTTTGCGGCGTGCTCATCGACTGGCAGACGCGCGCATGCCTTGAAGGCAGGTACCCCCGGGTAGTTGTAGACCGTATTTGCGCAGATGATGATCCGTGCGGTTTCTATGATTATGAGGATCGTATGGACCATGGCGAAGATTTCGAAGACATTTATCCCGATGTGGTACGCGAGCAGGGTGAGGAGATCGCTGAGATCTTCCGCGATTACATCGAACGCTATGGCGATGCGCTCCCCCGCATGATTCCGGATATGGAACAGCTGCTTCGTGATTTGAAGGCTGCAGGCTACGGTGTGTGGGGGTTGACGAATTGGTCGCATGAGACGTTCCATTTTGCTTTCGAAAGGTTCCCGCAGCTGGAGGAGTTGTTGCAGGGCACGGTGGTGTCTGGCGTGGAGAAGATGCACAAACCGAATGCCGACATCTACGAACTGGCACTGAGCCGTTTCAATCTCAGGCCGGAATCCAGCGTGTTCTTCGACGACACCGCGAAGAACGTCACCGGCGCACAGGCCGTGGGCATGCACGCGTTCCGCTTCACTAACGCCGATCAGGCTCGCCGCGATCTGAAATCTTTGGGCATGGATTTCTGA
- a CDS encoding bifunctional ADP-dependent NAD(P)H-hydrate dehydratase/NAD(P)H-hydrate epimerase has protein sequence MNIADDVDRLQTLLYSAYDSDTVRDMERPLLDDGVPLMRMAASAAAHVTMTLLDDEDLTIEDARVTLLVGAGDNGGDGLYAGAELANEGAQVTAIAVGRSLHEEAFSAFVHAGGRILALDPAAEIPGCATGFSAGEAGERLQAAVEYAQGSHVIIDAMTGIGVSGALRGIAGAIASSLGFDGELPDRPALPNNEPSSDLPLVVAIDTPSGVGVNDGSLPGPYIPADVTVTFGAMKPCAMVPPASYACGHLTLVDFGFDIDDCVPATEMTDGDFVTDSIRLPQLSDGKYSRGVVGLVTGSARYPGAAVLSSAAAAHTNTGMVRYLGPQRAQDMVLSSLPEAVIGKGRVQSWVVGSGVPAGDDEASDSDFQRKTIAALLKHYELPQETDLSDDVDAGHAGALDMPPIVVDAGALDLLPDKVPTQVVVTPHAGELAHMLTRLGKNEVGVDEVCSQPLACARKLHELTGATVLMKGAVTMVVGADGENNERVILSGRAPAWMSTAGSGDVLAGMLGALLAQQDDMLAEDPALVPEVVAAGAYMHGLAGAIASQSEQRGWHRPQIYGHSKKQHFGEIGHPIIASDIIDGIQPAFLQLL, from the coding sequence ATGAACATCGCCGACGACGTCGACCGTTTGCAAACACTGCTGTACAGCGCCTACGACTCCGATACCGTGCGCGACATGGAACGTCCGCTGCTAGACGACGGCGTGCCGCTGATGCGCATGGCCGCCTCGGCAGCGGCCCACGTGACCATGACGCTGCTCGACGACGAGGATCTCACCATCGAAGACGCTCGCGTGACCCTGCTTGTGGGCGCAGGAGACAATGGCGGCGACGGCCTGTACGCCGGTGCGGAATTAGCGAACGAAGGCGCGCAAGTCACTGCAATCGCTGTGGGCCGCTCCCTGCACGAGGAGGCTTTCAGCGCGTTCGTGCACGCCGGAGGCCGCATTCTCGCACTCGACCCCGCCGCCGAAATCCCCGGATGCGCCACGGGCTTCTCCGCAGGAGAGGCCGGAGAACGGCTGCAGGCCGCAGTAGAGTACGCCCAAGGCTCCCATGTGATCATCGACGCGATGACCGGCATTGGCGTAAGCGGCGCGTTGCGTGGCATCGCAGGCGCCATCGCATCCTCCTTGGGATTCGATGGCGAACTTCCCGACAGGCCCGCCTTGCCGAACAATGAACCCTCCTCCGATCTGCCGCTTGTCGTGGCGATCGACACACCGTCCGGCGTTGGCGTGAATGATGGTTCGCTGCCGGGACCATATATTCCGGCAGACGTGACGGTGACGTTCGGTGCGATGAAGCCGTGCGCAATGGTGCCGCCCGCCTCGTATGCATGTGGGCACCTCACTTTGGTCGATTTCGGCTTCGATATCGATGATTGCGTTCCCGCGACCGAAATGACGGATGGCGATTTCGTAACGGATTCGATCCGTCTGCCGCAGCTTTCGGACGGCAAATATTCACGCGGAGTGGTCGGCTTAGTGACAGGTTCCGCACGTTACCCAGGTGCGGCCGTGTTGTCTTCCGCTGCCGCCGCACACACCAACACAGGCATGGTGCGTTATCTTGGCCCACAACGCGCGCAGGATATGGTGCTTTCCTCGTTGCCTGAGGCGGTGATCGGCAAGGGACGCGTCCAATCGTGGGTGGTTGGCTCCGGCGTTCCCGCAGGCGATGACGAAGCGTCCGACTCCGACTTCCAGCGCAAAACCATAGCCGCGTTACTGAAGCACTATGAGCTGCCGCAAGAAACCGATCTTAGCGACGATGTCGATGCCGGGCATGCAGGCGCACTGGATATGCCACCAATCGTGGTGGACGCCGGAGCCTTGGACCTGCTACCAGATAAGGTGCCGACTCAGGTGGTCGTCACCCCGCATGCCGGAGAGCTGGCCCACATGCTGACTCGGCTGGGCAAAAACGAAGTCGGTGTCGACGAGGTGTGCTCGCAGCCGCTTGCCTGCGCCCGCAAACTCCATGAGCTGACCGGTGCGACCGTGTTGATGAAGGGCGCGGTGACCATGGTGGTGGGCGCTGATGGCGAGAACAATGAGCGTGTGATTCTTTCCGGTCGCGCACCGGCATGGATGTCTACCGCAGGATCGGGTGACGTGCTCGCCGGCATGTTGGGAGCCCTGCTCGCGCAGCAGGACGACATGCTTGCCGAGGATCCGGCATTGGTTCCCGAGGTCGTGGCTGCCGGCGCCTACATGCATGGTCTTGCGGGAGCGATTGCATCGCAATCCGAACAGCGTGGATGGCATCGTCCGCAAATCTACGGTCATTCCAAAAAGCAGCATTTCGGAGAAATCGGCCATCCAATCATCGCCAGCGATATTATCGACGGTATTCAGCCTGCATTTTTACAATTACTTTAA
- a CDS encoding ABC transporter ATP-binding protein: MAYIEMRHSYKRYQMGSTTIIANDDVSFGIEKGELAIILGASGAGKSTVLNILGGMDTNSEGSVVIDGRDISNYSPRQLTAYRRTDIGFVFQFYNLVANLTAKENVELASQIVSDAQDAVKVLEDVGLGDRVDNFPAQLSGGEQQRVAIARAVAKNPKILLCDEPTGALDYNTGKQVLQILQDMSRKKGATVVIVTHNSAIAPIADRVIRMHDGKVTAVDVNERPMDIAELEW; encoded by the coding sequence ATGGCGTATATCGAAATGCGGCACAGTTACAAGCGTTACCAAATGGGTTCCACCACCATCATCGCGAACGATGATGTGAGCTTCGGCATTGAAAAGGGCGAACTGGCCATCATTCTGGGCGCGTCGGGCGCGGGCAAGTCGACGGTGCTCAACATTCTGGGCGGCATGGACACGAATTCCGAAGGCAGCGTGGTCATCGACGGACGCGACATTTCCAACTACTCTCCGAGACAGTTGACGGCCTACCGTAGAACGGACATCGGTTTCGTGTTCCAGTTCTACAATCTAGTGGCGAATTTGACCGCGAAGGAAAACGTCGAACTCGCCTCGCAGATCGTTTCCGACGCGCAGGATGCCGTCAAAGTGTTGGAAGACGTCGGTCTCGGAGATCGTGTCGACAATTTTCCCGCGCAGCTTTCCGGCGGTGAACAGCAGCGCGTGGCCATCGCCCGAGCCGTTGCGAAGAATCCGAAGATCCTGCTGTGCGACGAGCCGACAGGCGCGTTGGACTACAACACCGGCAAGCAGGTGTTGCAGATTCTGCAGGACATGAGCCGTAAGAAAGGCGCAACCGTGGTGATCGTGACCCACAATTCGGCGATCGCGCCGATTGCGGATCGTGTGATCCGCATGCATGATGGCAAGGTTACCGCCGTCGATGTCAACGAGCGTCCGATGGATATAGCGGAACTCGAGTGGTGA